In one window of Methanolobus mangrovi DNA:
- a CDS encoding DUF2254 family protein — MSVSYVFLAKVWAFETNADSARYMISALVQSEAAIIAIVITLSLVAIQHVAAYYSERTIDLFKSFKTNPDFIILLFIYFSSIIYGLWVLKTIHNSQSFGVISHNFLFFGQYNDESVFENKVIAAYSLGIFAFFALIIYINRILEMFKPTEMIKLFSTDVGYYNIKNALEKEKNIDVGGEVEPVIDTVQPIVDVLRGSIKKHDYESVKYGLNVFKKKAISIIENKENQYLESTFKVVDHIIFHIGELVIDAAKKDMEDAAIFAVNIISDIGIAAATKNLRKITDTSIMKICFFCSTPLKTSFGDFIIVHRSVVKVAELTRISVDNKWETEIGHGILALSKTGYKLVDDEPFSHEVKTIVEAILMFLIQLAGKLSDDESMNSFSINIVTYSYKIGEKILDTNNLSKKEKLDSLNDIMAKLDSLSTHVGGVCNGPLYLEIRTCIFNLESLKSTFEGLK; from the coding sequence ATGTCCGTTTCTTACGTATTCCTTGCTAAAGTATGGGCATTTGAGACAAATGCAGACAGTGCAAGATACATGATAAGTGCCCTAGTCCAGAGTGAAGCAGCAATTATCGCTATAGTAATTACTCTTAGTTTAGTTGCTATACAACATGTAGCCGCATATTATTCTGAAAGAACAATTGATTTGTTTAAAAGCTTTAAAACAAATCCTGATTTTATCATTCTATTGTTCATTTATTTCTCATCCATAATTTACGGTCTTTGGGTGCTTAAAACAATTCACAATTCACAATCATTTGGAGTTATTAGTCATAATTTCTTGTTTTTTGGCCAATATAATGATGAATCAGTTTTTGAAAATAAGGTTATAGCTGCATATTCATTGGGTATTTTTGCATTTTTTGCTTTAATAATCTATATCAATCGCATACTTGAAATGTTCAAACCCACTGAAATGATTAAATTATTTTCAACAGATGTGGGCTATTATAATATCAAAAATGCGCTTGAAAAAGAAAAGAACATTGATGTAGGTGGCGAAGTTGAGCCTGTAATCGATACTGTTCAGCCAATTGTTGACGTATTGCGTGGCTCTATTAAAAAGCATGATTATGAAAGCGTGAAATATGGTTTGAATGTATTCAAGAAAAAAGCCATTTCAATCATTGAAAATAAAGAGAATCAATATTTAGAAAGTACATTCAAAGTTGTAGATCATATTATTTTTCATATTGGTGAACTTGTAATAGATGCAGCTAAAAAAGATATGGAGGATGCTGCAATATTTGCAGTCAATATTATCTCGGATATTGGAATTGCTGCTGCTACAAAAAATCTTAGAAAAATAACAGATACGTCAATAATGAAAATATGTTTTTTTTGTAGTACCCCTCTTAAAACATCGTTTGGTGATTTTATTATTGTTCATAGATCGGTTGTGAAGGTCGCAGAACTCACACGAATATCTGTTGATAATAAATGGGAAACTGAAATAGGCCATGGAATATTGGCTCTTTCTAAAACAGGGTATAAATTAGTTGATGATGAGCCTTTTTCCCACGAAGTTAAGACGATAGTGGAGGCAATATTAATGTTTTTGATACAGCTCGCTGGAAAATTGAGTGATGATGAATCAATGAACTCCTTTTCAATTAATATTGTGACTTATTCATATAAAATTGGGGAAAAAATATTAGATACTAATAATTTATCCAAAAAAGAAAAATTAGATTCCTTAAATGATATTATGGCAAAACTTGATTCCTTATCTACTCATGTTGGTGGTGTTTGTAACGGTCCATTATATCTGGAGATTAGGACATGTATTTTTAATCTTGAATCATTGAAATCTACATTTGAAGGACTAAAGTAA
- a CDS encoding NTPase, translated as MLRIAVTGKPGVGKSTVVARAVEKLDLKACGIRTAEILVNGKRQGFSIEDISAGRKGVLSHVRCSGPKLGKYHVNLADLDGIGAEAIKNAIDCDVVVIDEVGPMELKSENFIRAVEGALDSARSILAVLHRSSEHPLAQRIRKEFEVLTVDEDNRDDLPERIAEIFR; from the coding sequence ATGCTTCGAATAGCTGTAACTGGAAAGCCGGGTGTTGGCAAATCAACTGTTGTAGCAAGGGCTGTGGAAAAACTAGATCTAAAAGCCTGTGGCATCAGGACCGCGGAAATACTTGTGAACGGCAAACGACAGGGCTTTTCGATAGAGGATATCTCTGCCGGCAGAAAAGGTGTCCTGAGTCATGTCCGATGTTCAGGCCCGAAGCTTGGAAAGTATCATGTGAACCTTGCAGACCTTGACGGCATAGGTGCAGAAGCCATTAAGAATGCCATTGATTGTGATGTTGTGGTTATAGATGAGGTCGGACCCATGGAACTCAAGTCAGAGAATTTCATCCGGGCTGTAGAGGGTGCACTGGATTCGGCCAGGTCGATACTGGCCGTGCTGCACAGATCGAGTGAGCATCCACTGGCGCAGAGGATAAGGAAAGAGTTCGAGGTTCTGACTGTTGATGAAGATAATCGGGACGATTTACCGGAGAGGATAGCTGAGATTTTTAGATAA